CCCAAGGCAGAGAAGAAGCCCGCGGAGAAGAAACCGGCCTCAGAGAAGCCGGTGGAGGAGAAATCGAAAGCCGAGAAAGCTCCGGCGGAGAAGAAACCCAAGGCCGGGAAGAAGCTCCCCAAGGAGGCCGGCGCAGGCggtgacaagaagaagaagatgaagaagaagagcgtGGAGACTTACAAGATCTACATCTTCAAGGTCCTGAAGCAGGTTCACCCCGACATCGGAATCTCCAGCAAAGCGATGGGGATCATGAACAGCTTCATCAACGACATCTTCGAGAAGCTCGCTGGTGAGAGTTCCAAGCTTGCGAGGTACAACAAGAAGCCTACCATCACTTCCCGGGAGATTCAGACTGCGGTGAGGCTTGTGTTGCCTGGAGAGTTGGCGAAACACGCTGTCTCGGAGGGAACCAAGGCCGTCACGAAGTTCACGAGCTCTTGAGCGCTATGAGTTAGGGTGTTCTCTTTGTTTCGAATGTCTTAATTAGATAAATGCCAATGTTTGTTTTCCCAGTTTTCTCGTTTTGTAAGTATCGCTATTGATATGTTTGGAATCATTGTcatctcttttgtctctttaATCCTATGCGTTGCGATTTGAATCTTCTCTAGTCTATTAATTCTCTTCGTAATTGGTTTGTTATATAATAGAATTGGTTCCTAGCAGTTATGGTCTTACGATATTATTAACTATGAGGAGTATAGGTTATCTCTATCGTAGTTGTTGATTTAACATGTTTGGAGGTTTGTAATGGTTATTGATTCTGAAATCCAATTTGTATCAAATTCAAGACGGTTGTTTGCTGTTAGCTCTGTAGGAAGTATTTGTGTGTTCTGTGTTGATGTCTCATGTTTGGTCTCTGCAATGAGTTATATATGCAACTTGATTTCTAGTAACTAGTAGTGTGATGTGAAACGGTACATCTGAAATATCGAAGCTTGTGAAGAAAAGTATTAACTAGCTGTTAGAGTGTTTTTTTATCTGACAGCTTATCATTGATCATGTAGTGGGTTTTGAGTAAAAGAAATTGGGTTGAGTTTCTCCACTTGAAACTTCGAAAGTC
This genomic stretch from Brassica napus cultivar Da-Ae chromosome C9, Da-Ae, whole genome shotgun sequence harbors:
- the LOC106418364 gene encoding histone H2B.11 — protein: MAPKAEKKPAEKKPASEKPVEEKSKAEKAPAEKKPKAGKKLPKEAGAGGDKKKKMKKKSVETYKIYIFKVLKQVHPDIGISSKAMGIMNSFINDIFEKLAGESSKLARYNKKPTITSREIQTAVRLVLPGELAKHAVSEGTKAVTKFTSS